In Bubalus bubalis isolate 160015118507 breed Murrah chromosome 3, NDDB_SH_1, whole genome shotgun sequence, a genomic segment contains:
- the LOC102391580 gene encoding keratin-associated protein 9-7-like has translation MSHSCCSPCCQPTCCRTTCCKPTCVTTCCTTTCLKPTCVTTCCQPTCCESSCCRPCCPPTCYQTSENTCCRTTCCKPTCVTTCCQPACGGSSCGQPCCLPIRCQTTCCRTTCLKPTCVTTCCQPTCCESSCCQPSCPQTCCQITETTCCKPTCVTSCCQPTCCGSSSGGQICGGSNCCQPCCQAASCAPVYCHRTCYHPTCCCLPGCQDQSCGSSCCQPCSRPVCCQITCCRTTCCKPTCVTTCCQPMGCGSSNCGQICSRSSCCQPCCC, from the coding sequence ATGAGCCATTCCTGCTGCTCCCCTTGCTGTCAACCTACCTGCTGCAGGACCACCTGCTGCAAACCTACCTGTGTGACCACCTGCTGCACGACCACCTGCCTGAAGCCTACTTGTGTGACCACCTGCTGCCAGCCCACCTGCTGTGAGTCCAGCTGCTGTCGGCCTTGCTGCCCCCCAACTTGCTATCAGACTAGTGAAAACACCTGCTGTAGGACCACCTGCTGCAAACCTACCTGTGTGACCACCTGCTGCCAGCCCGCCTGCGGTGGGTCCAGCTGCGGCCAGCCTTGCTGCCTCCCTATCCGCTGTCAGACCACCTGCTGCAGGACCACCTGCCTCAAGCCTACTTGTGTGACCACTTGCTGCCAGCCCACCTGCTGTGAGTCCAGCTGCTGtcagccctcctgcccccaaacttGCTGTCAAATCACTGAAACCACCTGCTGCAAACCTACCTGTGTGACCAGCTGCTGTCAGCCCACCTGCTGTGGATCCAGCAGCGGTGGACAAATCTGCGGTGGTTCTAACTGCTGTCAGCCTTGCTGTCAGGCAGCTTCCTGTGCACCCGTGTACTGCCATAGAACCTGCTACCACCCCACGTGCTGCTGCCTGCCTGGGTGCCAAGACCAGAGCTGTGGATCCAGCTGCTGCCAGCCTTGCAGCCGCCCTGTCTGCTGTCAGATCACCTGCTGTAGGACCACCTGCTGCAAACCTACTTGTGTGACCACCTGCTGCCAGCCTATGGGCTGTGGGTCAAGCAATTGTGGACAAATCTGCAGCAGATCCAGCTGCTgccagccttgctgctgctga
- the LOC123327545 gene encoding keratin-associated protein 9-1-like: MTHSCCSPCCQPTCCRTTCCESSCCKPCCPPTCWQTTCCRPTCVTTCCQPSCCSKPCCQPTCCESICCKPSCPSTCYQTSETTCCRTTCCKPTCVTTCCQPTCCGSSSCGQTFSGSSCGHSCCQPACCAPVYCRRICYHPTCCCLPGCQAQECGSSYCQPSCC; this comes from the coding sequence ATGACCCACTCGTGCTGCTCCCCGTGCTGTCAGCCCACCTGCTGCAGGACCACTTGCTGTGAGTCCAGCTGCTGCAAGCCCTGCTGCCCCCCAACTTGCTGGCAAACCACCTGCTGCAGACCTACTTGTGTGACCACCTGCTGCCAGCCCAGCTGTTGCAGCAAACCCTGCTGTCAGCCCACCTGCTGTGAGTCCATCTGCTGCAAGCCCTCCTGCCCCTCAACTTGCTATCAAACTAGTGAAACCACCTGCTGTAGGACCACCTGCTGCAAGCCTACTTGTGTGACCACCTGCTGTCAGCCCACCTGCTGTGGGTCCAGCAGCTGTGGACAAACCTTCAGTGGGTCCAGCTGCGGCCACTCTTGCTGCCAGCCAGCTTGCTGTGCACCTGTGTACTGCCGCAGAATCTGCTACCACCCCACGTGCTGCTGCCTGCCTGGGTGCCAAGCCCAGGAATGTGGATCCAGCTACTGCCAGCCTTCCTGTTGCTGA
- the LOC102391169 gene encoding keratin-associated protein 9-2-like translates to MTHSCCSPCCQPTCRRITCCRIMCFQPTCSGSSSCGSSCCQACCPSTCWQITCCKPTCVTTGCQPTCCGSSSGGQTCGGSNCCQPCCQPASCAPVYHHRTCYHPTCCCLLGCQDQSCGSSCCQPCCRPVCSQTTCCRTTSCRPSSVSSCCQPSCC, encoded by the coding sequence ATGACTCACTCCTGCTGCTCCCCCTGCTGCCAGCCTACCTGCCGTAGGATCACCTGCTGTAGGATCATGTGCTTCCAGCCCACCTGTAGTGGATCCAGCTCTTGTGGGTCCAGCTGCTGCCAGGCCTGCTGCCCCTCAACTTGCTGGCAAATCACTTGCTGCAAACCTACCTGTGTGACCACTGGCTGTCAGCCCACCTGCTGTGGATCCAGCAGCGGTGGACAAACCTGTGGTGGGTCTAACTGCTGTCAGCCTTGCTGTCAGCCAGCCTCCTGTGCACCCGTGTACCACCATAGAACCTGCTACCACCCCACGTGCTGCTGCCTGCTGGGGTGCCAAGACCAGAGCTGTGGATCCAGCTGCTGCCAGCCTTGCTGCCGCCCTGTCTGCTCTCAGACCACCTGTTGTAGGACCACCTCCTGCCGCCCGAGCTCTGTGTCCAGCTGCTGCCAGCCTTCCTGCTGCTGA